GGCCTGCGCGACCTTCGCCGATGAGGAGATTACGATCACGGCGCGGTTTCCCTTCCGGCCGGAATACGACATGCCGTTCGGCGAGGTCAGGGAACTGGCCGAGCGGCGCGCCCTGGAATTGCTCGATTGCGCGCCTCGGCCGAACGGGCCGCCCGAATAGCCGCCGGGCCTTCAGCGGGCCATCAGCAGGCAGATCGGGCTGTCGGCCAGGAACGAGCGGGTGACGCCGCCCAGCACCCACTCGGTCAGCCTCAGGTGGCCGTAGGCGCCGGAGACGATCAGTCCGGCGCCGAGCGCCTTCGCCCGGTCCAGCAGGCGCGCGCCGGTCGGCGTGTCGTTGCGCGCCAGGGTCTCGGACGAGGCGGCCACGCCGTGACGGCCCAGCCAGGCCTGGACGTCGGCGAGGCTCGCGGCCGCCGCTTCGACGTCCTCGTCGCGACAGACCGTGAGCAGGTGGGTCCGTTCCGCCGTCTTCAGCAGGGGCAGGGCGGCCGCCGCGGCCAGGCGGCACTCGCGGCTGTCCTTCCAGGCCAGGACGGCCGGACGGCCGAAGGGCGGGGCCGTCGGCCGGCTGGGGACCAGGAGGACAGCGCGGCCAGCGCCGACGATCACGTCGACGGGGTCGGGCGCGCGCAGCGGCGCGCCGGCGTTGCGAGCCGCGATGATGACGAGGTCGGCCGTGCGGGCCGCCGCGTTCACCACGGCGGCGGGATAGCCGATCATCCCGGTCCAGCGCGTCTCCACCCCTCGGGCGGCGGCGACCTCGTCGAAACGGGCGCGGCTTTCGCGGACGTCGCTTTCGGCCATGTCGCGATAGAGCGCCATCAGTTCGCCCGTCATGGCCCCGACCGCGAAGGCGTCGTCGGGCACGGGCTCCAGCAGGCTCGCCCCGGCCCCGATCAGAAGCGCGTCAAAGGCCTCGGCGAGGTCGCAGGCGAGATTGAGGCGGGCGTCCCGTCCCGGATCGCCGCTCGCGCTTACCAGCATGGTCTTGATGGTCATCGTCGATCTCCGGCCGGGAAAGCGACTTGGCACGGCGAAGCCGGTCGGCGCCTTGACCGCCGTCAAATCGGGAGCGCGGGGCCGCGCCTCGCGCGTCACAGGCCGAAGGGATAGATGTCGGGCGCGCCTTCGGGCGGCGCCCCGGCCAGGGGCGTCACCGCCGCCGTCTCCTCGAACCAGACATAGGCGTCGAACTGGGCTGACAGGCGGGCGTCGAAATAATGGCTGCGGCGTTCCGTTTCCGGCCGGTAGATGACGCCGATGGCCCGTTCGAGCCGGGTCTCGCCCAGGGCCTGGGCCAGGGCTGCGTCGGCGCGCCAGTCGGTCAGGGAGCGGGAAGGACCCGCCTGACGGAAGATACGCTCCCAGCTGTCGTCGCGGGCCGGCAGCACCTGTTTGAACCGCACCGGGCCGCCCCAGTCGTCAGCGGCCGCCACCTGGCCGCGATCGGCGCCGAAGCCGATGGAGACGCAGTCCCGGTCGAAGGCCTCGCGGCACAGCTGGCCGAGGTTGAACTCGCCCGCCGCGCCCATCTCCGTGGCCGAGGCGTCGCCCAGATGGGAGTTGTGGGCCCAGACGACCGCCTTCGCCCGCGGCCCGCGCCCGGCCAGCAGATGGCCGAGGGTGTCGAACATATGGCTGTCGCGCAGGTTCCAGCTCTCGACCGAGCCCCGATACATGGCGCGGTAATAGGCCTCGGCTGACCGCACCACGCGGGCGTTCTGGGCCGCGTCCAGATAGTCCTCGCCGTCCTGTCGGCTGTAGTCGAGCCGGTTGCGGAGCAGGCTGACCAACTGGGCCACGACCGCCTCCTTGCAGTCGACCGCCCCCATGCGCGCCGCCGCGCCGTAACGCTGGGGCTGGTCCAGATAGGGCGTCAGGCAGCCGTAGCGTCGCCGCGCCTCGCCCGCCGCCTGGGGGTCGACGCGGTCCAGGTAGTCGAGCACCTCGCGCCGCGACTGCGACAGGCTGTAAACGTCCAGTCCGCGCAGTTCGACGCGGTCGGCCATGGGCCGCTCCAGGTTCCAGGCGCGCAGCGAATGCACGAAGGCGACGAACTCGGCGTTGCGCCACATCCAGCGCGGAAAATTGGGAAAGCTGTCCTTCTGGCCCCAGACGCCGCGATTGCGGATGAAGCGGTCCAGTTCGGCCACGTCGGGCCAGTCGCCCTCGACCGCCACGATGCGGAAGCCGTGCCGGTCGATCAGCCGCCGCGTGATCGCCGCCCGCGCCTCGTAGAACTCGCGCGT
The nucleotide sequence above comes from Brevundimonas naejangsanensis. Encoded proteins:
- a CDS encoding erythromycin esterase family protein, with the protein product MATQPPLLPAEDLAAFVRGRARPLPPLDDAAFAAAFDAFGEARLVLLGEATHGTREFYEARAAITRRLIDRHGFRIVAVEGDWPDVAELDRFIRNRGVWGQKDSFPNFPRWMWRNAEFVAFVHSLRAWNLERPMADRVELRGLDVYSLSQSRREVLDYLDRVDPQAAGEARRRYGCLTPYLDQPQRYGAAARMGAVDCKEAVVAQLVSLLRNRLDYSRQDGEDYLDAAQNARVVRSAEAYYRAMYRGSVESWNLRDSHMFDTLGHLLAGRGPRAKAVVWAHNSHLGDASATEMGAAGEFNLGQLCREAFDRDCVSIGFGADRGQVAAADDWGGPVRFKQVLPARDDSWERIFRQAGPSRSLTDWRADAALAQALGETRLERAIGVIYRPETERRSHYFDARLSAQFDAYVWFEETAAVTPLAGAPPEGAPDIYPFGL
- a CDS encoding universal stress protein — translated: MTIKTMLVSASGDPGRDARLNLACDLAEAFDALLIGAGASLLEPVPDDAFAVGAMTGELMALYRDMAESDVRESRARFDEVAAARGVETRWTGMIGYPAAVVNAAARTADLVIIAARNAGAPLRAPDPVDVIVGAGRAVLLVPSRPTAPPFGRPAVLAWKDSRECRLAAAAALPLLKTAERTHLLTVCRDEDVEAAAASLADVQAWLGRHGVAASSETLARNDTPTGARLLDRAKALGAGLIVSGAYGHLRLTEWVLGGVTRSFLADSPICLLMAR